From Gemmatimonadales bacterium, a single genomic window includes:
- the rimP gene encoding ribosome maturation factor RimP yields the protein MLEREILDRELASRVEDLGYELVEVRHGGTARRPHLTVRIDRPSVGPRHGVTVDDCALVSRALEAWLDERNVGEGRYILEVSSPGVDRPLKRLAEWKRFMGAPVDVLVPQLGGRFRVTATQVFDEPEPAVELQFPKGVRRVLKLEEIKEARLGFDC from the coding sequence GTGTTGGAGCGCGAAATCCTCGATCGTGAGCTGGCGAGCCGGGTCGAAGACCTCGGCTACGAGCTTGTCGAGGTGCGCCACGGCGGGACCGCTCGCAGGCCCCACCTCACCGTGCGGATAGACCGGCCCTCAGTCGGGCCGCGCCACGGGGTGACCGTGGATGACTGCGCCCTCGTGAGCCGGGCCCTCGAGGCCTGGCTCGACGAGCGGAACGTGGGCGAGGGGCGCTACATCCTCGAGGTGTCTTCGCCCGGGGTGGACCGGCCGCTCAAGCGCCTCGCCGAGTGGAAGCGGTTCATGGGCGCGCCGGTCGATGTGCTGGTGCCGCAGCTGGGCGGGCGGTTCCGGGTGACGGCCACTCAGGTCTTCGACGAGCCGGAGCCCGCGGTGGAATTGCAGTTCCCGAAGGGCGTCCGGCGGGTCCTCAAGCTGGAAGAGATCAAAGAAGCGCGCCTCGGTTTCGACTGTTAG